The bacterium genomic sequence ATAAAGATTGTTTTAAGACGCTGGATATTTGCCGGATCGCCCGAAGGCTTAAAAAGAAAGAAGATATTAAAATTGTTTTTATTGATTATTTACAGTTAATCGAAGGGGATACAAAAAAAGGCAAAAACTATGAAGTAGGAGAGATAACGCGAAGATTCAAACAATTAGCAAAAGAGCTTGAAATTACGGTTGTTTTATTATCACAGCTTAATAGAGATTGCGAGAAGCGACCGGATAAAAGACCAGTGTTATCAGATTTAAGAGACTCTGGGTCGATTGAACAGGACGCAGACGTGGTGATGTTTCCGTATAGACGTGAACAATATATCATGAATAAATACCATGATGACGGCACGATGACGCCAGACATGATAAAGTGGCATGGCAAAGCTGAGTTGAATATTGCAAAGCAACGCATGGGTCCGACACGGAGAATTAATTTAATATGGCTGGACAAGACGGTGCAGTTTAAGGACGCTGTAAAAGATTTAAAATAATATCACTATGGCTATATACTCATAGACTACTGCCTAAGTATGCGGTAAGATTAATATTCAAAACGTTTAGACTGGAGGAAACATGAAAATCTCAAACGAAGTAGCAAACGTATTGGCAAACTCAGAAATAGATGATCTCAAATTATATCTACCTGGGGAACAACTTGAAAGAAAGCTATATATGGCTGTCAATAATGTCCTTGTTGCGCTCGAAGGAAAGTGGAATCGAAAAGAGAAAGCTCATATATTCAAGGTTGAACCGGCTGAAATTATAGAGGAAATCTTACTAACCGGAGAATACACAGACGCAAAAAAGGAATACCAGTTTTTTGAAACGCCAGACGAGCTCGCTAAAAAGCTGGTAGATATGGCAAATATCCAACCAGGCGAAACGGTGTTAGAACCAAGCGCGGGCCGCGGGGCTATTGTAAAGCATATTAATAAAGGCGCTTCTTGCGATTGTATAGAATTAAACTTGAAAGACAGAATATATCTCAGGGAAGAAGGATATTATGTTGTCGGAGAGGATTTTTTACAGTGTCAGCAAAGGTATGATGTTATTATTGCGAATCCGCCGTTTAGTTTTCAGTCCGATATTTCTCATATCACACACATGATAGAGCTGGCCAATCGGTGTGTCGTGTCGATAGCCTCCTCCTCTGTGATGTGGCGCACAAATAAAAAGTCGGTTGAGTTTCGTGAGTTGGTGGCTAAATCAGGCGGCACAATTAAGACTTTGCCGGAAGGCTCATTTAAGGAAAGCGGAACCAATGTTAATACCTGTGTTGTTCATATTGAGAAAGGGAGTTTATGAAACTAAAATTCTATGTCGGCTGGCTTTATATTAAAATTGCAAAGAACAGGTTGCTGGGCGGATACTATTTTGAGTTTAAAATATTGTTTTATGGTAGAGGATATTATGCGTGGAAAAAAAAGATGGAAAAGTTTAAAAGTCAACTACCGTCAGCTAAAGCAGACGGCTTGTAACTGCCTCGGAAGGCGCTACGATAGGCGGGTTGACTGCCGCCCTACCTGGGTAGCATATAGCGTCCAGGTTCATATTCATACATTAATCATGCTGTATGTAGTTGTCAAGAGAAATCTTAAAAAAAGGAGGAGGCCAATTCCTCTGTCGCCTGAAGACGACAGTCTCCTTGGCCAACTATTATGAAAAACAAACTAAAGAAATTGGAACAGGTAATATTTGTAAAACGGGGCCCGGGAAGGATAAGTGCTATCCGTGAGGCGTGGGCTGTGTTTATAACTGGGTATCAGAAGCCACTATGGCGGAAGCTGTGGGAAAGGATAATACGATGATTTTCCCAAAAACCATAAAAATTGGAGCTCACACATATCAGGTAAAACATCCTTACATTTTCAGCAATGACACTTTAACTGGTCAATGTTGTTTAGAAGTCGGAGAAATCAGAATTAAGGCAATGACACCAGCAGGTGAAATACAAACCAATACCGCTCAATTAGTTTGTTTTTTCCATGAGATTCTACATGCTATAAATTATACAAATTGTATGGAAAACCTTGGAAAGGAGTGCGATCCTGAAAAATTAATAGACGCACTGGCCGAGGGGATGGTACAGGTACTTATTGATAATGATTTATATAAAAAACCGGTGGAGAAGGTGAAAAAATGATACGACCGATCTGTAACTGGTTAGAGTGTGCGTCCGGTATGGGGTTGGCAGGCAGGGGCACGTGCGCATGGGGAAACCCTGATGACCCGAATTGCCCGGAATTTGAAAAATATTTGGAATTTGAGGAGGTTACAGATGGCGAAACAAGCGAAGAAGCTGACACGGGCGCAGAAAAAGAAACTATATCGAACTGAAGCAGGATTTCAGGCTGCGAAGCGGAAAAAACGAGCTCAGGAGCTCAACATAGAGTTAAACACTAACCAAGACGCCGCAAGCTCTCAAATTCCAGCGCTTGTGGCATAAGACAGGTGGAAACTTGGCTGAAAGAAAAAAGCCCGCCAAATTCGACTTGGCAGGCTTTAGATTCGTTATCGTGAGTCAGTAAGTAAACAACTATTTAAAATGGTGGTTTATGGCTTATTAGTTTGAAATTAAACATCAACACTAATCTACAGCGCTTAAAGCGCTAATCTATGATGCGCCAAACAGGATAGTTATAAACTCACGCATTAATCTACAGTGCTGTTAAGCCATTATTCCAATTTTTAAAGCGCTAATCTACAGTGCCTAATGTATATCTACCATTGTAAGGGGTGAAAGCCCAAGAGACTTCCAGCGATACGAAAGAATATAGAAATTCTTTTTTCGGTAAAGCCCGCCTTTTTGAACAACTTCAATAAACCCAATTTTCAGTAATTCCCTAATTTCTTTGCCAAAAGTCGCTTGGCTCATCTCGTCTTTCATTTCCCGATATGATACTGAAACCTGTTCGCCCTTGTTTGGATTGTATTTTCGTTTAA encodes the following:
- a CDS encoding SAM-dependent methyltransferase; this encodes MKISNEVANVLANSEIDDLKLYLPGEQLERKLYMAVNNVLVALEGKWNRKEKAHIFKVEPAEIIEEILLTGEYTDAKKEYQFFETPDELAKKLVDMANIQPGETVLEPSAGRGAIVKHINKGASCDCIELNLKDRIYLREEGYYVVGEDFLQCQQRYDVIIANPPFSFQSDISHITHMIELANRCVVSIASSSVMWRTNKKSVEFRELVAKSGGTIKTLPEGSFKESGTNVNTCVVHIEKGSL